A DNA window from Halostella salina contains the following coding sequences:
- a CDS encoding alkaline phosphatase family protein encodes MLRESVERRLRDDHGEDGFLFPAYEDYCFANVPHTVASLLGADTGRSLPADVFDGVDTTGIDTVVVALVDGFGLDGWKRHHGDTEFLARITERGVVTPLTSIYPSETAAAVTTFHTGRLPAEHGVIGWNVYEPTVDEAFEALPFRTKAGNEPTGLTRDDVADAEPLYPELADAGIESTLVDPHAAQQSSVRERPYESLDEVGPKLRDAVESADPPSYVFTYVPHVDHAAHAEGTDSATYDETVAAVCEQLQAGLVDGLDGTAAENTLLLVTADHGHVDTDPERNVDLSAVDGVGDSLRQHADGTPIRISGSPRNVHLQLRPDRVTAVRDDLNATLDARVFTRDAALNRGLFGDAEASETFCRRCGDLVLTHRDLGTWWGDAEPGELDLVGMHGGLHPHEMLVPFAAVRLAELHDGDA; translated from the coding sequence ATGCTCCGCGAGTCAGTCGAGCGACGGCTCCGGGACGACCACGGCGAGGACGGCTTCCTCTTTCCGGCGTACGAGGACTACTGCTTCGCGAACGTCCCGCACACCGTCGCCTCGCTACTGGGTGCCGACACCGGACGGTCGCTCCCGGCCGATGTCTTCGACGGCGTCGACACCACGGGGATCGACACCGTCGTCGTCGCGCTCGTCGACGGCTTCGGCCTCGACGGCTGGAAGCGCCACCACGGTGACACCGAGTTCCTCGCCCGCATCACCGAGCGCGGCGTCGTGACGCCGCTGACTTCCATCTACCCCTCCGAAACCGCCGCCGCGGTCACGACGTTTCACACCGGCCGTCTCCCCGCCGAACACGGCGTGATCGGCTGGAACGTGTACGAGCCGACGGTCGACGAGGCGTTCGAGGCGCTCCCGTTCCGGACGAAGGCGGGGAACGAGCCGACCGGACTAACCCGCGACGACGTGGCCGACGCCGAGCCGCTGTACCCCGAGCTGGCCGACGCCGGCATCGAGTCGACGCTGGTCGACCCCCACGCCGCCCAGCAGTCGAGCGTCCGGGAGCGCCCCTACGAGAGCCTCGACGAGGTCGGCCCGAAACTCCGTGACGCGGTCGAATCCGCCGATCCGCCGTCGTACGTGTTCACCTACGTCCCACACGTCGACCACGCGGCCCACGCCGAGGGCACCGACTCCGCGACCTACGACGAGACGGTCGCGGCAGTCTGCGAGCAGCTCCAGGCGGGCCTCGTCGACGGACTCGACGGCACGGCGGCGGAGAACACGCTCCTCCTCGTCACCGCCGACCACGGCCACGTCGACACCGACCCCGAGCGCAACGTCGACCTCTCGGCGGTCGACGGCGTCGGTGACTCGCTCCGCCAGCACGCCGACGGCACGCCGATCCGGATCTCGGGGAGTCCGCGGAACGTCCACCTCCAGCTTCGGCCGGACCGCGTGACGGCAGTCCGGGACGACCTGAACGCTACCCTCGACGCCCGCGTGTTCACCCGCGATGCGGCGCTGAACCGCGGCCTGTTCGGCGACGCGGAGGCGTCCGAGACGTTCTGCCGCCGCTGCGGCGACCTCGTGCTCACGCACCGCGATCTGGGCACCTGGTGGGGGGACGCCGAACCCGGCGAACTCGACCTCGTCGGGATGCACGGCGGGCTCCACCCCCACGAGATGCTGGTCCCGTTCGCGGCGGTGCGGCTCGCTGAACTCCACGATGGAGACGCGTGA